A single genomic interval of Camelina sativa cultivar DH55 chromosome 11, Cs, whole genome shotgun sequence harbors:
- the LOC104726678 gene encoding protein BREAKING OF ASYMMETRY IN THE STOMATAL LINEAGE isoform X1, with protein sequence MASSQWTIPKLVTWRVKDWASCFLACKIPLDVDEDGVNSNGNTTSNNSNLTFKRIKRKMKSTKKKRSERKLSLSPPGTRHHHLHLRSSSVSPTTSASQHRRLSWPQQPVSDESGFIVFCFDREDGGFDVVKEGKQEKKENESSPGKSPRTVNRKLIYKDQGVGGTEKNNNSPEIKGTEQEQSDNASSQETEDVSCDVTDVMFFLRCNFNFIVHENLPFLCIYLFCFVLLFQKTKEEEEEEIDASDKSSGSNNSDEGRGSFAFPILGVEWMGSPVKMPESDDLSPKKQKPVALGFQCCRF encoded by the exons ATGGCTTCATCACAGTGGACAATTCCAAAACTTGTGACTTGGAGAGTCAAAGATTGGGCTTCCTGTTTCTTGGCTTGCAAGATTCctcttg atgTAGATGAAGATGGAGTTAATAGTAACGGAAACACTACGAGCAACAACAGTAATCTAACGTTCAAGAGGataaagaggaagatgaagagtactaagaagaagagatcagagAGGAAACTCAGTCTAAGCCCACCGGGGacacgtcatcatcatcttcatctaaGAAGCAGCAGCGTTTCTCCTACGACGTCGGCGTCTCAGCACCGGCGGTTGAGCTGGCCGCAGCAACCAGTTTCTGACGAATCTGGATTCATTGTGTTCTGCTTCGACCGTGAAGATGGAGGTTTCGATGTGGTTAAAGAGGGtaaacaagagaagaaagagaacgaATCGTCTCCGGGAAAGTCACCGAGGACGGTGAATCGTAAG ctaatttataaagatcaaggAGTAGGAGGAACAGAGAAGAATAATAACTCTCCGGAGATTAAAGGAACAGAACAAGAGCAGAGCGATAACGCTTCAAGTCAAGAAACTGAAGATGTATCTTGTGATGTTACAGATGTAATGTTTTTCTTAAGATGTAATTTCAACTTCATAGTACATGAGAATTTACcatttttgtgtatatatttgttttgttttgtgctgCTGTTTcagaaaactaaagaagaagaagaagaggagattgATGCATCTGATAAATCGAGCGGGTCTAATAACTCAGACGAAGGAAGGGGTTCTTTTGCGTTTCCCAT ATTAGGCGTAGAGTGGATGGGAAGCCCTGTTAAGATGCCTGAATCAGATGACTTGTCTCCCAAGAAACAAAAGCCAGTTGCTTTAGGTTTCCAATGCTGTAGATTCTGA
- the LOC104726676 gene encoding ultraviolet-B receptor UVR8 isoform X1 encodes MAPLSYRLRSFTRRFSSSRTTQRSGRGTTTKVPTLYTSPEIDSSPVTLQLLSWGRGASGQLGGGIEEIRMYPSPVANLHLRSDQSFSLAQTPGRIDAADPSSFRVGISCGLFHSGLTIDGDLWIWGKGDGGRLGFGQENSVFVPNLNPLFEERSIRSIALGGLHSVALTHQGDVFTWGYGGFGALGHQVYTRELVPRRVDGSWDCKISAIATSGTHTAAITESGELYMWGREEGDGRLGLGPGRGPNEAGGRSVPSKVKALTVPVASVSCGGFFTMALTQEGQLWNWGANSNYELGRGDNLGGWEPMPVPSLEGVRITQVACGGYHSLALTEEGKVLSWGHGGHGQLGNSSLRNQRTPTEIEALADKKIVFIACGGSSSAAITDGGELWMWGNAKDFQLGVPGLPEIQTTPVEVNFLTEEDEGQPHKVISVSIGASHALCLVSRSH; translated from the exons ATGGCACCGTTAAGCTACCGCTTACGTAGCTTCACGCGTCGGTTCTCATCCTCCCGGACCACTCAAAGAAGCGGCAGAGGAACCACCACCAAGGTACCCACACTCTACACAAGCCCAGAGATCGATTCTAGTCCCGTCACCCTCCAGCTCCTCTCATGGGGACGAGGTGCTTCAGGTCAGCTCGGCGGTGGAATCGAAGAGATTCGAATGTATCCGTCTCCCGTCGCTAATCTTCACCTCCGCTCTGATCAATCCTTCTCTCTCGCCCAAACTCCTGGAAGAATCGACGCCGCCGATCCATCGAGTTTTCGAGTTGGAATCTCTTGTGGATTGTTCCACTCGGGTTTAACCATAGACGGAGATCTATGGATTTGGGGAAAAGGTGACGGAGGTAGGCTAGGGTTTGGCCAAGAGAACTCGGTGTTCGTCCCCAATTTGAACCCGCTTTTCGAGGAACGCTCGATTCGATCCATCGCTCTTGGTGGTTTGCATTCAGTGGCTTTAACACATCAAGGAGATGTATTCACTTG GGGTTATGGTGGCTTTGGTGCTCTTGGACATCAGGTTTACACTAGAGAACTCGTTCCTCGACGTGTTGACGGCTCTTGGGACTGCAAAATCTCTGCCATTGCAACCAGTGGAACTCATACTGCTGCTATTACCGAATCAG gagAGTTATATATGtggggaagagaagaaggagacgGCAGACTAGGACTCGGGCCAGGCAGAGGACCAAACGAAGCTGGTGGGCGTAGTGTTCCTTCAAAGGTCAAAGCTTTAACAGTTCCCGTAGCCTCTGTCTCCTGTGGTGGTTTCTTCACAATGGCTCTTACACAAGAGGGACAACTCTGGAACTGGGGAG CAAATTCCAATTATGAGCTCGGACGCGGTGATAACTTGGGAGGTTGGGAACCAATGCCGGTTCCCAGTTTAGAAGGCGTTCGTATCACCCAGGTTGCGTGCGGTGGATATCACTCTCTTGCCTTAACCG AGGAAGGTAAAGTACTCTCGTGGGGCCATGGTGGACACGGCCAATTGGGTAATTCCTCGCTACGAAACCAGAGAACTCCTACAGAAATCGAAGCGTTAGCAGACAAAAAGATTGTTTTCATCGCTTGTGGAGGTTCCTCTTCTGCAGCGATAACAG ATGGAGGTGAACTCTGGATGTGGGGAAACGCTAAAGATTTCCAGTTAGGCGTTCCAGGACTCCCGGAGATCCAAACTACTCCTGTTGAAGTTAATTTCTTAACTGAAGAAGATGAGGGTCAACCACACAAGGTTATCTCAGTTTCCATTGGAGCTTCACATGCTCTGTGTTTGGTCTCAAGATCACATTAA
- the LOC104726678 gene encoding protein BREAKING OF ASYMMETRY IN THE STOMATAL LINEAGE isoform X3, whose amino-acid sequence MASSQWTIPKLVTWRVKDWASCFLACKIPLDVDEDGVNSNGNTTSNNSNLTFKRIKRKMKSTKKKRSERKLSLSPPGTRHHHLHLRSSSVSPTTSASQHRRLSWPQQPVSDESGFIVFCFDREDGGFDVVKEGKQEKKENESSPGKSPRTVNRKLIYKDQGVGGTEKNNNSPEIKGTEQEQSDNASSQETEDVSCDVTDKTKEEEEEEIDASDKSSGSNNSDEGRGSFAFPILGVEWMGSPVKMPESDDLSPKKQKPVALGFQCCRF is encoded by the exons ATGGCTTCATCACAGTGGACAATTCCAAAACTTGTGACTTGGAGAGTCAAAGATTGGGCTTCCTGTTTCTTGGCTTGCAAGATTCctcttg atgTAGATGAAGATGGAGTTAATAGTAACGGAAACACTACGAGCAACAACAGTAATCTAACGTTCAAGAGGataaagaggaagatgaagagtactaagaagaagagatcagagAGGAAACTCAGTCTAAGCCCACCGGGGacacgtcatcatcatcttcatctaaGAAGCAGCAGCGTTTCTCCTACGACGTCGGCGTCTCAGCACCGGCGGTTGAGCTGGCCGCAGCAACCAGTTTCTGACGAATCTGGATTCATTGTGTTCTGCTTCGACCGTGAAGATGGAGGTTTCGATGTGGTTAAAGAGGGtaaacaagagaagaaagagaacgaATCGTCTCCGGGAAAGTCACCGAGGACGGTGAATCGTAAG ctaatttataaagatcaaggAGTAGGAGGAACAGAGAAGAATAATAACTCTCCGGAGATTAAAGGAACAGAACAAGAGCAGAGCGATAACGCTTCAAGTCAAGAAACTGAAGATGTATCTTGTGATGTTACAGAT aaaactaaagaagaagaagaagaggagattgATGCATCTGATAAATCGAGCGGGTCTAATAACTCAGACGAAGGAAGGGGTTCTTTTGCGTTTCCCAT ATTAGGCGTAGAGTGGATGGGAAGCCCTGTTAAGATGCCTGAATCAGATGACTTGTCTCCCAAGAAACAAAAGCCAGTTGCTTTAGGTTTCCAATGCTGTAGATTCTGA
- the LOC104726676 gene encoding ultraviolet-B receptor UVR8 isoform X2, giving the protein MYSLVVRGYGGFGALGHQVYTRELVPRRVDGSWDCKISAIATSGTHTAAITESGELYMWGREEGDGRLGLGPGRGPNEAGGRSVPSKVKALTVPVASVSCGGFFTMALTQEGQLWNWGANSNYELGRGDNLGGWEPMPVPSLEGVRITQVACGGYHSLALTEEGKVLSWGHGGHGQLGNSSLRNQRTPTEIEALADKKIVFIACGGSSSAAITDGGELWMWGNAKDFQLGVPGLPEIQTTPVEVNFLTEEDEGQPHKVISVSIGASHALCLVSRSH; this is encoded by the exons ATGTATTCACTTG tTGTTAGGGGTTATGGTGGCTTTGGTGCTCTTGGACATCAGGTTTACACTAGAGAACTCGTTCCTCGACGTGTTGACGGCTCTTGGGACTGCAAAATCTCTGCCATTGCAACCAGTGGAACTCATACTGCTGCTATTACCGAATCAG gagAGTTATATATGtggggaagagaagaaggagacgGCAGACTAGGACTCGGGCCAGGCAGAGGACCAAACGAAGCTGGTGGGCGTAGTGTTCCTTCAAAGGTCAAAGCTTTAACAGTTCCCGTAGCCTCTGTCTCCTGTGGTGGTTTCTTCACAATGGCTCTTACACAAGAGGGACAACTCTGGAACTGGGGAG CAAATTCCAATTATGAGCTCGGACGCGGTGATAACTTGGGAGGTTGGGAACCAATGCCGGTTCCCAGTTTAGAAGGCGTTCGTATCACCCAGGTTGCGTGCGGTGGATATCACTCTCTTGCCTTAACCG AGGAAGGTAAAGTACTCTCGTGGGGCCATGGTGGACACGGCCAATTGGGTAATTCCTCGCTACGAAACCAGAGAACTCCTACAGAAATCGAAGCGTTAGCAGACAAAAAGATTGTTTTCATCGCTTGTGGAGGTTCCTCTTCTGCAGCGATAACAG ATGGAGGTGAACTCTGGATGTGGGGAAACGCTAAAGATTTCCAGTTAGGCGTTCCAGGACTCCCGGAGATCCAAACTACTCCTGTTGAAGTTAATTTCTTAACTGAAGAAGATGAGGGTCAACCACACAAGGTTATCTCAGTTTCCATTGGAGCTTCACATGCTCTGTGTTTGGTCTCAAGATCACATTAA
- the LOC104726677 gene encoding ras-related protein RABA1f-like: MASYRAEDDYDYLFKVVLIGDSGVGKSNLLSRFTRNEFSLESKSTIGVEFATRSIQVDDKIVKAQIWDTAGQERYRAITSAYYRGAVGALLVYDVTRHVTFENVERWLKELRDHTDSNIVIMFVGNKADLRHLRAVSTEDAKAFAERENTFFMETSALESLNVENAFTEVLSLIYRVVSRKALDIGDDPAALPKGQTINVGSKDDVSAVKKVGCCSS, from the exons ATGGCTTCATATAGAGCCGAAGACGACTACGATTACCTCTTCAAGGTTGTGTTAATCGGAGATTCCGGCGTCGGCAAATCCAACCTCCTTTCTCGATTCACACGCAATGAGTTCAGTCTCGAATCTAAATCCACCATCGGCGTCGAATTCGCCACACGTAGCATCCAAGTCGATGATAAGATCGTCAAAGCCCAGATTTGGGATACCGCCGGGCAAGAAAG ATATCGAGCAATCACAAGTGCATACTACAGAGGAGCTGTAGGAGCGTTGCTTGTGTACGACGTTACAAGACATGTGACCTTTGAGAACGTTGAAAGATGGTTAAAAGAGCTTAGAGATCACACGGATTCAAATATCGTCATCATGTTCGTTGGGAACAAAGCGGATCTTCGTCACCTGCGAGCTGTTTCAACGGAAGACGCTAAGGCTTTTGCGGAGAGGGAGAACACTTTCTTCATGGAGACATCGGCTCTCGAATCGTTGAACGTTGAGAATGCTTTCACCGAAGTGCTTTCTCTGATTTACCGTGTTGTTAGCCGGAAAGCGTTGGATATAGGAGATGATCCTGCTGCTCTTCCCAAAGGACAGACCATCAATGTTGGTTCCAAAGACGATGTCTCTGCCGTTAAAAAGGTTGGTTGCTGCTCCAGTTGA
- the LOC104726679 gene encoding agamous-like MADS-box protein AGL8 produces MGRGRVQLKRIENKINRQVTFSKRRSGLLKKAHEISVLCDAEVALIVFSSKGKLFEYSTDSCMERILERYDRYLYSDKQLVGREVTQSENWVLEHAKLKARVEVLEKNKRNFMGEDLDSLSLKELQSLEHQLDAAIKSIRSRKNQAMFESISALQKKDKALQDHNNSLLKKIKEREKKTGQQEGQLNQFSNSSSVLLPQYCVTSSRDGFVERVGGENGSAPSLTEPNSLLPAWMLRPTTTNDQ; encoded by the exons atgggAAGGGGTAGGGTTCAGCTGAAGAGGATAGAGAACAAGATTAATAGGCAAGTTACTTTCTCGAAGAGAAGGTCTGGTTTGCTCAAGAAAGCTCATGAGATCTCTGTTCTCTGCGATGCTGAGGTTGCTCTCATCGTCTTCTCTTCCAAAGGCAAACTCTTCGAATATTCCACCGACTcttg CATGGAGAGGATACTTGAACGCTATGATCGCTATTTATACTCAGACAAACAACTTGTTGGCCGAGAGGTTACGCAGAGT GAAAACTGGGTTCTAGAACATGCTAAGCTCAAGGCAAGAGTTGAGGTACTCGAGAAGaacaaaag GAATTTCATGGGGGAAGATCTCGATTCATTGAGCTTAAAAGAGCTCCAAAGTTTAGAGCACCAGCTTGACGCTGCTATCAAAAGCATTAGGTCAAGAAAG AACCAAGCTATGTTCGAATCCATATCTGCGCTTCAGAAGAAG GATAAGGCTTTGCAAGATCACAACAATTCGCTTCTCAAAAAG ATtaaagagagggagaagaaaaCGGGTCAGCAAGAAGGACAACTAAACCAATTCTCCAactcttcttcagttcttctgcCGCAATATTGCGTAACCTCCTCCAG AGATGGCTTTGTGGAGAGAGTTGGGGGAGAGAACGGTAGTGCACCGTCGTTGACAGAACCAAACTCTCTTCTACCGGCTTGGATGTTGCGCCCTACCACCACGAATGATCAGTAG
- the LOC104726678 gene encoding protein BREAKING OF ASYMMETRY IN THE STOMATAL LINEAGE isoform X2 produces MASSQWTIPKLVTWRVKDWASCFLACKIPLDEDGVNSNGNTTSNNSNLTFKRIKRKMKSTKKKRSERKLSLSPPGTRHHHLHLRSSSVSPTTSASQHRRLSWPQQPVSDESGFIVFCFDREDGGFDVVKEGKQEKKENESSPGKSPRTVNRKLIYKDQGVGGTEKNNNSPEIKGTEQEQSDNASSQETEDVSCDVTDVMFFLRCNFNFIVHENLPFLCIYLFCFVLLFQKTKEEEEEEIDASDKSSGSNNSDEGRGSFAFPILGVEWMGSPVKMPESDDLSPKKQKPVALGFQCCRF; encoded by the exons ATGGCTTCATCACAGTGGACAATTCCAAAACTTGTGACTTGGAGAGTCAAAGATTGGGCTTCCTGTTTCTTGGCTTGCAAGATTCctcttg ATGAAGATGGAGTTAATAGTAACGGAAACACTACGAGCAACAACAGTAATCTAACGTTCAAGAGGataaagaggaagatgaagagtactaagaagaagagatcagagAGGAAACTCAGTCTAAGCCCACCGGGGacacgtcatcatcatcttcatctaaGAAGCAGCAGCGTTTCTCCTACGACGTCGGCGTCTCAGCACCGGCGGTTGAGCTGGCCGCAGCAACCAGTTTCTGACGAATCTGGATTCATTGTGTTCTGCTTCGACCGTGAAGATGGAGGTTTCGATGTGGTTAAAGAGGGtaaacaagagaagaaagagaacgaATCGTCTCCGGGAAAGTCACCGAGGACGGTGAATCGTAAG ctaatttataaagatcaaggAGTAGGAGGAACAGAGAAGAATAATAACTCTCCGGAGATTAAAGGAACAGAACAAGAGCAGAGCGATAACGCTTCAAGTCAAGAAACTGAAGATGTATCTTGTGATGTTACAGATGTAATGTTTTTCTTAAGATGTAATTTCAACTTCATAGTACATGAGAATTTACcatttttgtgtatatatttgttttgttttgtgctgCTGTTTcagaaaactaaagaagaagaagaagaggagattgATGCATCTGATAAATCGAGCGGGTCTAATAACTCAGACGAAGGAAGGGGTTCTTTTGCGTTTCCCAT ATTAGGCGTAGAGTGGATGGGAAGCCCTGTTAAGATGCCTGAATCAGATGACTTGTCTCCCAAGAAACAAAAGCCAGTTGCTTTAGGTTTCCAATGCTGTAGATTCTGA